The Pigmentiphaga aceris DNA segment TCGCTAGCACGCTTGTACGAACCGAACAGCGAGCCATTGCCAACCGGCACGGTCACGCCGAGCATGTAGGCCTTGGTGTTTTCGAAGCCTGCACCAGCGATGCCAGCCGGAACGCCGGTGGTCAGCAGAGCTGCGCCAACGTTCTTTTGGTCTGCGAAGGCAGCGTGGATCTTGGCGACGCCGAAGTCATACACTGCGCCCAATTGCCAGATCTTGGCGCTGTCCACGCCAGGTGCGCCGTAGTTGACGGTGTCATACGAACCGGCAATCAGCAGCGGGCCGTTCGAGTAACGCACTGCTGCGCCAGCCAGACGGTTGTTGGCGGTGCTGACAACGCTTTCCGAGCCGTTGTTTTGCGCGCTGTAGTTGATACCAGCTTGGAAGCCGCCGAAGTTCGGCGAGATGTACTTCAGGGTGTTGTCGGTGCGGACGGTGTCCGAAGCGACGAAGACGTTGCCCAGGTTGGCGACGTTGAAGCCGGCGCCGAAGGGGTCAACTGCACCGAAGAATTCCGAGGTGATGGTCACTTGACGACCGAAACGGACGTCACCGAAGCCGCCGCTCAGGCCAGCCCAGGATTGACGACCGAACAGGCGGCCACCTTGCAGCGAGGTGCCGGTGCCTTGGTCGAAGCCGCTTTCCAGCAGGAAGGTAGCCTTCAGACCGCCGCCCAGGTCCTCGGCGCCTTGCAGGCCCCAACGCGAACCCGATTGGTTGCCGCTAGCCAGTTCGTTCAGCGAATTCAGGCCGTCGGTCTTGGTGTACACGTAGCCGACGTCGACGAGACCGTACAGGGTAACGCTGCTCTGAGCTTGGGCAGCGCTGGCGAAGCCAGCCAACAGGGCTGCAGCAAGGAGGGTCTTTTTCATTCAGGTTTCTCCGATGATTGTGAGAAGACTTGGCGCACCAAAAACAGTGGGTCTTGCGAAACGGACACCGCTACACAGCAGCGTCGAACCGTTCTTAGGGGCTGTCCCCGAACTTCCGTTTCGGGAAGCTTGGGCTATTGCATCAAAAATCCGGGCCGGGTGCCAAGCTTCTATTCGGTAAAGTGCGAGAAACACGATTTCTGTGTCTGTTCCGAACAACACTTCAGGCTTAGGCCCCGCTGCCGTTAATACGCTCATCTAGTCGAATGAGCGCGTGTTTCCCAGGGAAAATTGCTATGAACCCCAGTACTGACATCACGCCCCCCTTGCGCCGTACCGGTCTGCTCGACGCCTTGATCAACGAGGTTGATCGTGGCCTTCAGGTATTGAGCGGAGCGGTCCGGGCCAGTCGTCCCAACCCTGCGGGTCGGGCCGAGGTCGGCATGGATGCGTCACTGAGTGCAGAAGAGCGTCGCCATGCCGCCGGGTTAATGAGAGTGAACCATGTCGGTGAGGTCTGCGCCCAGGCTTTGTATCGCGGTCAGGCTGCAATGACGCGAAATCCCAACACTCGCGCCTTGCTTGAGCAGGCTGCCGCTGAAGAGGTGGACCACCTTGGCTGGCTGTCCGAACGCCTGGACGAACTGGGTGCGCGACCGAGTCTGCTCAATCCGCTCTGGTACGCCGGTGCGTTTTCGCTGGGCCTGCTGGCCGGGCGGGTCGGGGATTCGGTCAGTCTGGGTTTCATGGCCGAAACCGAACGACAGGTCGAAGCGCATCTTGATACGCATCTGGATGAGCTGCCCGCCAACGATCTGCGTTCGCGCCGCATCGTCGAACAGATGTGCGAAGACGAGCGCGAGCATCGTCTGACGGCACAAAAGCATGGCGGGATCGCGCTGCCGGCACCGGTTCGTGCAGGCATGAAGGCCAGTGCCAAGGTGATGACGACAACGGCGTATCACTTATAAGTAACGCTATTAAGTAAAGCCATTGGTATCGGGGCGAAGCAGCTCGACCAGAATGACAAAAGGACGCCGCCTGGCGTCCTTTTTCGATCGGCGGCGCAGCGTGCCGCGATCTGCGTTCCGCCAACTGTACTCAGGCCTCGACGATTTCCACCGACAAGGTCTGTTCGGCCGTGTGGGCAAGCATGGCCGATGCCGAGCAATATTTCTCGTGCGAGAGTTTGACGGCGCGTTCTACCGCTTCGCGGGGCAAGGATTTGCCGGTGACGGTGAATGCGTAGTGGATCTTGGTGAACACCTTGGGATCGGTCTCTGCGCGATCTGCCACCAATTTGACGCTGCATCCCTGCACCGCATGGCGGCCGCGCTTGAGGATCAGCACCACGTCGTAGGCAGTGCAGGCACCTGCACCGGACAGCAGCATTTCCATCGGGCGCGGAGCGAGGTTGTGGCCGCCTCCCTCGGGCGCACCATCCATCACGGCCACATGTCCGCTACCGGTTCGTGCCGTGAACAGCATGCCTTGTGGGCCACCCCAGTCGATCGTGGTTTCCATGCGCCAATCCCGCTCTATATAAAGGAAGAGCGGAAATGATAGCGCTGTGACCCATGGTCGCGCTGCATCGCATCAGCGATAAGCAGGGTATTGGGAGTTGTGTCCAAGTGTTGCACCATCAAGGTGCATTTTTTGGATAAAAACCCAAAATTGGCGTGTTCGGTGGGGCTGCTTCATGACTAAATCGATGATTCTTATGGGGTTTTCCACGGGTAGACAGTAATGCAACATTTCCGTGCGTTCATGCACCGAAATCTTGCGTCGCACAAAAACAATCCCTATACTTCGTTCATCGAATGTCGCTTCAGTGGTGACGCGATGAGCAGCTGGCTCGGTTTCAGACCTCCAGCAGTGTTCAGCGCGATGGCTGGTTTGCCCGGCTCCCAATTTGGCGAGTTTGTACTGAGTCTCCTCCACCCTCCTTTTTTGGTGGATTTAGCCCGAAGCGATTGCTCCGGGCTTTTTTTTGTCCAAAATCTGGCGGTGTCGCGGCATGTTCGCCACACCCACGCTGCATCGTCGTGACTTCCTGCCTCCTTTGTCGGCCGCGCCTTGCTATTGGTTGCCCAGCGGGCTATATTCGAAGGCTTGACCGGATCTACACTCGCTGGGCAATGTTCGCGCCGGGAGGCAATGTTCTGTCTGATGGAATACATCGGGCGGATTTGTTTTCCAGCTGGGGATTGCCACTCCAATAAAGCGCAGGTGGGTCTGGACGGGTAAGCAATCCCGGAAGGGTTGGGCTTAAGACCAGGCTTGTTGTCTGGGCTTGGAACCTCGGTGTTTTCATCTTGGCTTTTTAACAGGCAAGGGTGGCGTGCCAGGTTCGCAGTGGGTCCGATCCTTTACCGTCAGGCCGCCGAAGGGTGGGCCGGGTTCATTTCGTGTCAGGGCAGTACGCCAACGCGTGTTGTCGGGCACGGTACCAACAGTTCGTCGTCCAGAGATTCATATGAAAACCTTCGTTGCGAAGCCGCAAGAAGTGACGCGTGACTGGTACGTGATTGACGCCAAGGGCAAAGTCCTCGGTCGTGTGGCCAGCGAAGTCGCACACCGTCTGCGCGGAAAACACAAGCCGGAGTTCACGCCTCACGTTGATACGGGTGACTACATCGTCATCATCAACGCAGCCGATATCGCCGTCACCGGTAACAAGGCTAAAGACAAGCGTTACTACCGTCACTCCGGCTATCCGGGCGGTATCACTGAGACCACCTTCCAGAAAATGCAAGAGCGTTTTCCGGGTCGTGCGATCCAGAAGGCCGTCAAGGGCATGCTGCCCAAGGGTCCGCTGGGTTACGCCATGATCAAGAAGTTGAAGATCTACGCCGGGTCTGAACACCCGCACAGCGCGCAGCAGCCCCAGCTGCTCGACATCTGAGGAGCCGCGCATGATCGGTAACTGGAATTACGGAACCGGCCGCCGCAAGACTTCGGTGGCGCGTGTTTTCATGAAGAAGGGCTCGGGCCAGATCATCGTCAACGGCAAGCCCGTCGACGAGTACTTCGCTCGTGAAACCGGCCGCATGGTTGTTCGCCAGCCGCTGGACCTGACCTCGCACCTCGAATCGTTTGATTTCAAGATCAACGTTCACGGTGGCGGCGAGAGCGGCCAGGCAGGTGCAGTGCGCCACGGTATCACCCGTGCACTGATCGACTACGATGCGTCGCTCAAGTCGCAACTGTCGAACGCCGGCTTCGTGACTCGCGATGCCCGTGAAGTCGAACGTAAGAAGGTCGGCTTCCACAAGGCACGTCGTCGCAAGCAGTTCAGCAAGCGCTGATCGGCTCGGCGGTCTGGGGCGGTTCACACCGTTCCCAGACACAAAACAAAAGGCCGCATTCGATGCGGCCTTTTGTTTTGCTGTCACAGCTTGGTGGTAAGGTCTTATCCCACCCAACGCGCACAGGATTGCCTGGGGCGCTTCTTTCAGACGGAGATCGCGGTGAGCAAGGAAAACGGACAGGGCAAGGTACGCGTCGGCATCGTCGGCGGCACGGGTTATACGGGCGTGGAATTGTTGCGCCTGTTGTCCCAACACCCCAACGCTGAACTCGTGGCCATCACTTCCCGCAAGGAAGACGGTCTGCCTGTCGCCGATATGTACCCGAGCCTGCGCGGCCACGTGGACATTGCGTTTTCCTCGCCCGACAAGGCTGAACTGACCAAGTGCGACGTGGTGTTCTTCGCCACCCCGCACGGCGTGGCCATGGCCCAGGCCAAGGAACTGCTGGACGCCGGTGTGAAGATCATCGATCTGGCTGCCGACTTCCGCCTGCAGGACATCGCCACGTTCGAGAAGTGGTACAAAATTCCGCATAACTGCCCCGACCTGCTGAAAGAAGCGGTCTACGGCTTGCCGGAAATCCGTCGCGACGCTATCCGCAATGCGCGCATCGTGGGTAACCCGGGCTGCTATCCGACTACGGTGCAATTGGGCTTGTTGCCCTTGCTCGAAGGCGGCAAGAATCTGGTCGATGCGTCGAGCCTGATCGCCAGCTGCGCATCGGGTGTCAGCGGTGCCGGTCGCAAGGCTGAAATCAGCCTGCTGTTCTCGGAAGCCAGCGACAACTTCAAGGCCTACGGCGTGGCCGGTCACCGTCACCACCCCGAAATCGTGGCGCAGTTGCAGGACCTGACCGACCAGACCATCGGCCTGACCTTCGTGCCGCACCTGGTGCCCATGATCCGCGGCATGCATTCCACGCTGTTTGCCCGCATCTTGCCGGAAGCACGTGACACCGATTTCCAGAAGCTGTTCGAAGAACGTTTTGCCAACGAGCCTTTCGTTGATGTGATGCCCGCAGGCAGCCTGCCGGAAACGCGTTCGGTGCGCGCATCCAACACTTTGCGGATTGCCGTGCATCGCCCGGATGGCGGCGACCAGCTTGTGATTCTGGTGGTTCAGGACAATCTGGTGAAGGGTGCGTCGGGTCAGGCCGTGCAGTGCATGAACCTGATGTTCGGTCTGTCGGAAGACGCCGGTCTGCGCCACATCGCCGTTCTGCCCTGAGCTTGCCCATCGGTCTGTGGGGCACTTGTTGAACGTTTTTCGATACGTTTTCCGAGCGTTTCGTGGCGGTTTTCGATAAGTCTGCCTGCATGACCTGCTGGCATACCCCTTGGGCGAGCAGGGTTGAATTTGCTGGTCAATAGCGGTTGAATGGAACTCTCGATCCATCGATCGCGTCCAATTTGATTGCGCGACGGTAGCCGGGCAGGGGTGATATCCACCGCTGCCCACCGTTCGCCAGGAGTGCCAAATGAATGCAGCAGTAGAAAGTGTGAACTTCGACGCCCCCCCGATCCCGCTGGTCTTCACCGACTCGGCTGCCGGCAAGGTCAAGCAACTGATCGAAGAAGAAGGCAACCCGGAACTGAAGCTGCGCGTGTTCGTGCAAGGCGGCGGCTGTTCGGGCTTCCAGTACGGCTTCACCTTCGACGAAGTGGTCAATGACGACGACACCACGCTCGACAAGGATGGCGTACAGCTGTTGATCGATCCGATGAGCTTCCAGTACCTGGCAGGCGCGGAAATCGACTACAAGGAAGACCTGGAAGGTGCACAGTTCGTGATCAAGAATCCGAACGCATCGTCTACCTGCGGCTGTGGTTCGTCGTTCTCGGTCTGATGTCCAGACCCGGGGTTTCGGCCTCGGGGTTTGATTCAAGGTCCGACCAGTTTTTGACCTGACGTTTTCGTTTCGCGTCATCTGCGATCCTGTTTGCTTGGGATCGCCAGCCCTATCTGGCCTTGTGCATCCTGATCGATGTGCATGGCTGACCCAGGCGCCCTGGTGAGAACCAGGGCGCCTGCTTGTTTTTAAAAAAGGTTTTGCACCATGGCGCTCATCGCCCTGACTGAGATTCAACTCGCCTTCGGCCATGTGCCGCTGCTCAATCGCGCTGACGTGTCGATTGAGCCTGGCGAGCGTATCGGGCTGATCGGCCGCAACGGCACGGGTAAGTCATCGCTGTTGCAGTTGATCGACGGACGCAATGTCCCGGACGATGGGTTGATCGCGCGCCAGAACAATCTGCGTGTGACCACTGTCGAGCAAGAGCCGAAGTTCGACGAAGGCGACACCGTGTTCGACGCCGTGTGCGGTGGCCTGGCGCAAGGCCGGGATCTGCTGCGCAGCTATCACCAGGTCACGCATGACCTGGCCGAAGCGCAGGGCGACGAATACGACGCCTTGATGGACAAGCTGATGTCGCTGCAGGGCGAGCTGGAAGCGGTCGATGGCTGGACGGTGCAGGCGCGTGTGGAAGCCACGATTTCCCGCCTGAACCTGCCGCCGGACGCGCTGATTTCCGGTTTGTCGGGCGGTACCCGCAAGCGTGTGGCGCTGGGCCGCGCGCTGCTGGGCGAACCCGATCTGCTGCTGCTGGACGAGCCGACCAACCACCTGGACTTCGAAGCCATCACCTGGCTGGAAGAACTGCTGCGCGGTTTCCTGGGCTCGGTGCTGTTCGTGACCCACGATCGCCACTTCCTGGATTCCGTGGCCACCCGCATCATCGAACTGGATCGCGGCAAGCTGGTCAGTTTCCCGGGCAACTTCACGGCCTATCAGGCGCGTAAAGCCGAACTGCTGGAAGCCGAACGCCTGGAAAACGCGCGTTTCGACAAGCTGCTGGCGCAGGAAGAGGTCTGGATTCGCAAGGGCGTGGAAGCACGCCGTACGCGTAGCGTGGCCCGCATCAAGCGCCTGGAAGACATGCGTGGCGAACGCCGCGAGCGTCGCAACCAGATGGGCAAGGTGTCTATCGATGTGGCAGAAGGCGTGCGTTCGGGCAAGCTGGTGGCCGAACTCGAAAACGTGTCCAAGCACTTTGGCGAGCGCACGGTCATTCGCGATTACTCGACGACCGTGATGCGTGGCGACCGTATCGGCCTGATCGGCCCCAACGGCGCAGGCAAGACCACGCTGCTGAAGCTGATCCTGGGTCAGCTGGAACCGGACACCGGCACCGTGCGCCTGGGTACCAACCAGTCGATTGCCTACTTCGATCAGATGCGTTCGCAGCTGGATCCGGAATCGACCCTGGCCGACATCATCAGCCCGGGAAGCGAGTGGGTGGAAATCAACGGCCAGAAAAAGCACATCATGAGCTACCTGGGCGACTTCCTGTTCGCCCCGGAACGTGCACGGTCGCCGGTGCGTACGCTGTCTGGTGGCGAACGTGCCCGCCTGCTGCTGGCGCGTCTGTTTGCCCGTCCCGCCAACGTGCTGGTGCTGGACGAGCCGACCAACGACCTGGACATCGAGACGCTGGAACTGCTGGAAGAGTTGCTGCAGGACTATCCGGGCACCGTGTTCCTGGTCAGCCACGATCGCGCCTTCCTGGACAACGTCGTGACGCAGACCATTGCCTACGAAGGCGATGCACGCTGGCGTGATTACATCGGCGGCTACGAGGATTGGTTGACGCAGCGTGGTCGGAGCGCGGACAAGAGCATTCCCGCGCGTCCGCTGACGGCATCGCCTTCTGCTGCTGCCACGGCTGCAGTCAAGACCGAGGCAGCACCGGCACCTGTCGCGGCTCCCGCGCCTGCCCCGGCACCTGCGCCCGCAAAAAGCCGCCTCAGCTCCTGGGATGCCAAGGAACTGGCTGCCTTGCCGGACGACATCGCCAAGCTGGAAGCCGAGCAAGGCGCATTGAACGAAAAACTGGCCGACGGCGAGCTGTATCGCAGCAATCCGCCCGAAGTCGAGCGCATTCAGACGCGTCTGGCCGAAATCGACAACATCTTGCTGACCAAGATGGAGCGCTGGGAAGTGCTTGAGGCGAAACAGGCGGGCTGAAGTCGAGCTGACCTGATCGATGGGCCTTGCTCCTCAAGGCCCATCCTGGCGCTTCATGACTGGCGCTTCATAAAACCCTCGCGTGCCGATGCATGCGAGGGTTTTT contains these protein-coding regions:
- a CDS encoding ATP-binding cassette domain-containing protein, whose product is MALIALTEIQLAFGHVPLLNRADVSIEPGERIGLIGRNGTGKSSLLQLIDGRNVPDDGLIARQNNLRVTTVEQEPKFDEGDTVFDAVCGGLAQGRDLLRSYHQVTHDLAEAQGDEYDALMDKLMSLQGELEAVDGWTVQARVEATISRLNLPPDALISGLSGGTRKRVALGRALLGEPDLLLLDEPTNHLDFEAITWLEELLRGFLGSVLFVTHDRHFLDSVATRIIELDRGKLVSFPGNFTAYQARKAELLEAERLENARFDKLLAQEEVWIRKGVEARRTRSVARIKRLEDMRGERRERRNQMGKVSIDVAEGVRSGKLVAELENVSKHFGERTVIRDYSTTVMRGDRIGLIGPNGAGKTTLLKLILGQLEPDTGTVRLGTNQSIAYFDQMRSQLDPESTLADIISPGSEWVEINGQKKHIMSYLGDFLFAPERARSPVRTLSGGERARLLLARLFARPANVLVLDEPTNDLDIETLELLEELLQDYPGTVFLVSHDRAFLDNVVTQTIAYEGDARWRDYIGGYEDWLTQRGRSADKSIPARPLTASPSAAATAAVKTEAAPAPVAAPAPAPAPAPAKSRLSSWDAKELAALPDDIAKLEAEQGALNEKLADGELYRSNPPEVERIQTRLAEIDNILLTKMERWEVLEAKQAG
- the rplM gene encoding 50S ribosomal protein L13 — its product is MKTFVAKPQEVTRDWYVIDAKGKVLGRVASEVAHRLRGKHKPEFTPHVDTGDYIVIINAADIAVTGNKAKDKRYYRHSGYPGGITETTFQKMQERFPGRAIQKAVKGMLPKGPLGYAMIKKLKIYAGSEHPHSAQQPQLLDI
- the argC gene encoding N-acetyl-gamma-glutamyl-phosphate reductase; protein product: MSKENGQGKVRVGIVGGTGYTGVELLRLLSQHPNAELVAITSRKEDGLPVADMYPSLRGHVDIAFSSPDKAELTKCDVVFFATPHGVAMAQAKELLDAGVKIIDLAADFRLQDIATFEKWYKIPHNCPDLLKEAVYGLPEIRRDAIRNARIVGNPGCYPTTVQLGLLPLLEGGKNLVDASSLIASCASGVSGAGRKAEISLLFSEASDNFKAYGVAGHRHHPEIVAQLQDLTDQTIGLTFVPHLVPMIRGMHSTLFARILPEARDTDFQKLFEERFANEPFVDVMPAGSLPETRSVRASNTLRIAVHRPDGGDQLVILVVQDNLVKGASGQAVQCMNLMFGLSEDAGLRHIAVLP
- the coq7 gene encoding 2-polyprenyl-3-methyl-6-methoxy-1,4-benzoquinone monooxygenase; the protein is MNPSTDITPPLRRTGLLDALINEVDRGLQVLSGAVRASRPNPAGRAEVGMDASLSAEERRHAAGLMRVNHVGEVCAQALYRGQAAMTRNPNTRALLEQAAAEEVDHLGWLSERLDELGARPSLLNPLWYAGAFSLGLLAGRVGDSVSLGFMAETERQVEAHLDTHLDELPANDLRSRRIVEQMCEDEREHRLTAQKHGGIALPAPVRAGMKASAKVMTTTAYHL
- a CDS encoding porin, with translation MKKTLLAAALLAGFASAAQAQSSVTLYGLVDVGYVYTKTDGLNSLNELASGNQSGSRWGLQGAEDLGGGLKATFLLESGFDQGTGTSLQGGRLFGRQSWAGLSGGFGDVRFGRQVTITSEFFGAVDPFGAGFNVANLGNVFVASDTVRTDNTLKYISPNFGGFQAGINYSAQNNGSESVVSTANNRLAGAAVRYSNGPLLIAGSYDTVNYGAPGVDSAKIWQLGAVYDFGVAKIHAAFADQKNVGAALLTTGVPAGIAGAGFENTKAYMLGVTVPVGNGSLFGSYKRASDWDVDGWSVGYTYDLSKRTNLYTYASVVDNVNATGANTLAVSRGNVVGGDVTTKQFGVGLRHKF
- a CDS encoding OsmC family protein → METTIDWGGPQGMLFTARTGSGHVAVMDGAPEGGGHNLAPRPMEMLLSGAGACTAYDVVLILKRGRHAVQGCSVKLVADRAETDPKVFTKIHYAFTVTGKSLPREAVERAVKLSHEKYCSASAMLAHTAEQTLSVEIVEA
- the erpA gene encoding iron-sulfur cluster insertion protein ErpA, with product MNAAVESVNFDAPPIPLVFTDSAAGKVKQLIEEEGNPELKLRVFVQGGGCSGFQYGFTFDEVVNDDDTTLDKDGVQLLIDPMSFQYLAGAEIDYKEDLEGAQFVIKNPNASSTCGCGSSFSV
- the rpsI gene encoding 30S ribosomal protein S9, producing the protein MIGNWNYGTGRRKTSVARVFMKKGSGQIIVNGKPVDEYFARETGRMVVRQPLDLTSHLESFDFKINVHGGGESGQAGAVRHGITRALIDYDASLKSQLSNAGFVTRDAREVERKKVGFHKARRRKQFSKR